The proteins below come from a single Thermopolyspora flexuosa genomic window:
- a CDS encoding CHAP domain-containing protein: protein MSMFRPSWARNGANLSHAIACTLIAAGALLPATPGLAAATDSGSGTAQHDGRAPETDDARLTPLQRIAKDLPKVTAQDVLRIAASKIGVTENAYGGGTEFHEWYMNSPRALETLARDGGTLQGYKNAPWCAMFVSWVGEQAGIRPIMGWDAYTVTYAKWFRANGHWGTDAATPGAVVFFDWSGSDDIEKIDHVGLVERDNGDGTITTIEGNTGNGKVERRVRPKWQVVGYGYPPYAS, encoded by the coding sequence ATGTCCATGTTTCGTCCCTCCTGGGCGCGTAACGGCGCGAACCTTTCCCACGCCATCGCCTGCACCCTGATCGCCGCAGGCGCGCTTCTCCCCGCGACCCCCGGTCTCGCCGCGGCCACCGACTCCGGAAGCGGTACGGCACAGCACGACGGCCGCGCGCCCGAGACGGACGACGCGAGGCTCACCCCGCTGCAGCGGATCGCCAAGGACCTGCCGAAGGTCACCGCCCAGGACGTGCTGCGGATCGCGGCGAGCAAGATCGGCGTCACCGAGAACGCGTACGGCGGCGGCACCGAGTTCCACGAGTGGTACATGAACTCCCCGCGCGCGCTGGAGACCCTCGCCCGCGACGGCGGCACGCTCCAGGGCTACAAGAACGCCCCCTGGTGCGCCATGTTCGTCTCCTGGGTCGGCGAGCAGGCCGGCATCCGCCCGATCATGGGCTGGGACGCCTACACCGTGACCTACGCCAAGTGGTTCCGGGCCAACGGCCACTGGGGCACCGACGCCGCCACCCCGGGCGCGGTCGTCTTCTTCGACTGGTCCGGCTCCGACGACATCGAGAAGATCGACCACGTCGGCCTCGTGGAACGTGACAACGGCGACGGCACCATCACCACGATCGAGGGCAACACCGGAAACGGTAAAGTCGAACGCCGGGTGCGCCCCAAGTGGCAGGTCGTGGGCTACGGCTACCCGCCCTACGCATCCTGA
- a CDS encoding DEAD/DEAH box helicase: MDVFQVHEQLIADYAAFTLGFTEIRNRRIREHVENRLSAGEQWPDPYLALNPNYAPGGSIPDLVRKGLLHPECEKIFRLGKGEGGEEKDLQLHRHQREAVEIARTGVSYVLTTGTGSGKSLSYIVPIVDWVLRRKDEGTYRPGVKAIIVYPMNALANSQVLELEKFLRQGYGRGQEPVTFHRYTGQERGEERDRILADPPDILLTNYVMLDLVLTRPEERKHLITAARGLHWLVLDELHTYRGRQGADVAMLVRRVRDACGAEDIQCVGTSATMTTEGSEPDRRRKVAEVATRLFGVSVSSAHVIGETLERVTTGDPAAVTDLTVPEDYESFIASPLASWVETRFGVTEELTRPPRPLTVREAARELSDLTGRSEKDCVEAIQATLQRGASLIHPRTERPLFAFRLHQFLSKGDDVYVSIEPEDTRYITSRYQTVVPEPGKEDHILVPVSFCRECGQEYLTVRRSDDRGITRFTSRRESDVSGDETDGYLYVSDDFAWPDNTRIAIDEQRLPEPWLETLPDGSLDVVAAKKKYLPEIVHVAPDGRVVSSDEEGTRAAYIPSPFTFCLRCRTSYEQIRGSDFAKLGSLAVEGRSSATSVISSSVVRTLREDPAVPQQERKLLAFTDNRQDASLQAGHFNDFVQVVQLRGALYRALLDAPEGLTHKEIVQRVTDALNLRLADFAQNPEARFTVERNTWQALRQVIAYRLYVDLERGWRITMPNLEQTGLLKVDYLDLPDIAAAQDLWDDRHHALRDDVPEHREELLRTLLDELRRVLAIDVDCLTPTGFEQIKEDSRHYLKEPWAMDRNEQLVSTAIAYPRPGRKGSRDLHLTGYGVYGRYLLKQKEFRHLDLTRDDATAMIRDMLAVLAKCGVLAEERDGYQIKASSILWKLGDGKGAEDRLRKQVASDKGPRVNPFFRDLYREKAANLAGMLAREHTAQVSSQVREEREQRFREGDLQVLYCSPTMELGIDIKSLGTVVMRNVPPTPANYAQRAGRAGRSGQPALVVTYCATGNAHDQYYFRHRDQMVGGSVAAPRLDLTNEDLIRSHVHAIWLAETELPLDASIAGIVNVDAEGFPLFPEVAKAIHREDARQRAAERARFVLAGLVSELENTSWWHRDWIDRAVADAPKAFDAAFDRWRDMYATAKAEREEQHRIIGDHSTSKPVRDAAMARRREAENQLRLLCNEESEDVLSDFYSYRYLAAEGFLPGYSFPRLPLRAYIPDRKGDSEGEFIHRPRFIAIREFGPDALIYHEGSRYQVKQVQLSPAEQGSGSLDTRSARHCEHCGYLHETQVGTDVCEECGGRLGRTMNRLLRLQTVKTVRRDRISSDEEERRRAGYELVTSYRFNDHGARPGRLVATAVQNGRTALELRYGDSATVRVTNMGRRRRRTDGFWINVRNGRWLSEKDALNPELDRADDADLVQNKQLVLPYVEDSRNILVTRLPRKVGTEEAISFMYALERGIEAEFQLEDNELTSELLPDHDRRGRALFIESSEGGAGVLRRLVLEEHALAAAARRALRIAHFDPETGADTGGTINGERCAKACYDCLLSFSNQPFHDLIDRRRARDLLLACAGATVIKPATTRQGDLWEQVRLRVEGDDPRHAFVVWLEEHEHRLPERVAPRLDGCSARPDLVYPGVAVFVDGPDDAATPGRDEEAEEELRDRGWSVIRVPYGGDYAEIVKKYPSVFGVGRRG, from the coding sequence ATGGATGTCTTTCAGGTCCACGAGCAGCTGATTGCCGACTACGCGGCATTCACTCTGGGTTTCACGGAGATCCGGAACCGCAGGATCAGGGAACACGTGGAGAACCGGCTGAGTGCCGGTGAGCAGTGGCCCGATCCCTACCTGGCGCTCAACCCGAATTACGCTCCCGGCGGGTCGATACCCGACCTGGTGCGGAAAGGCTTGCTGCACCCGGAGTGCGAGAAGATCTTCCGTCTCGGCAAGGGCGAGGGAGGAGAGGAAAAGGATCTCCAGCTGCACCGGCACCAGCGCGAAGCCGTGGAGATCGCGAGGACCGGGGTGAGCTATGTGCTCACCACCGGTACCGGCTCAGGGAAGAGCCTGAGTTACATCGTCCCGATCGTGGACTGGGTGCTTCGCCGCAAGGATGAAGGCACCTACCGCCCCGGTGTTAAGGCGATCATTGTCTATCCGATGAACGCACTGGCGAACAGCCAGGTCTTGGAGCTCGAGAAGTTCCTTCGGCAGGGATACGGTCGAGGCCAGGAGCCGGTGACGTTCCACCGGTACACCGGTCAGGAGAGAGGCGAGGAGCGCGACCGTATCCTCGCCGACCCGCCGGACATCCTGCTCACCAACTACGTGATGCTCGATCTGGTGCTCACCCGGCCCGAGGAGCGGAAGCACCTGATCACCGCGGCACGCGGCCTGCACTGGCTGGTGCTGGACGAGCTGCACACCTACCGGGGCAGGCAGGGCGCCGATGTGGCGATGCTGGTGCGCCGGGTGCGCGACGCGTGCGGTGCGGAGGACATCCAGTGTGTCGGCACGTCGGCGACGATGACCACCGAGGGCAGCGAGCCGGACCGCCGGAGGAAGGTGGCCGAGGTCGCGACCCGGCTGTTCGGGGTTTCGGTGTCCAGCGCGCATGTGATCGGCGAGACGTTGGAACGTGTCACCACGGGGGATCCCGCCGCCGTCACTGACCTGACCGTCCCCGAGGATTACGAGAGCTTCATTGCCAGCCCGCTCGCCTCCTGGGTGGAGACCCGTTTCGGGGTGACCGAGGAGCTCACCCGTCCTCCTCGCCCGCTCACGGTTCGCGAGGCGGCGCGCGAACTCTCCGACCTGACCGGGCGTTCCGAGAAGGATTGCGTCGAGGCGATCCAGGCGACGCTGCAGCGCGGGGCGTCGCTCATCCATCCCCGCACGGAGCGGCCGCTGTTCGCCTTCCGCCTGCACCAGTTCCTCTCCAAGGGCGACGACGTCTATGTGAGCATCGAGCCGGAGGACACCCGATACATCACCAGCCGCTATCAGACCGTCGTCCCGGAGCCGGGTAAGGAGGATCACATCCTGGTCCCGGTGTCGTTCTGCCGGGAGTGCGGCCAGGAGTACCTGACTGTCCGCCGAAGCGACGATCGGGGCATCACACGGTTCACGTCTCGCCGGGAGAGCGACGTGAGCGGCGACGAGACCGACGGGTATCTATACGTGTCAGACGACTTCGCCTGGCCGGACAACACCCGGATCGCCATCGATGAGCAGCGTCTGCCGGAGCCGTGGCTGGAGACCCTGCCAGACGGCTCACTCGACGTCGTCGCCGCCAAGAAGAAGTATCTCCCGGAGATCGTGCACGTGGCTCCGGACGGCCGCGTTGTCTCCTCCGATGAGGAAGGCACCAGGGCCGCCTATATCCCCTCGCCGTTCACCTTCTGCCTGCGTTGCCGTACCTCCTACGAGCAGATCCGCGGCAGCGACTTCGCCAAACTCGGTTCGCTCGCGGTGGAGGGCCGCAGCTCGGCCACGAGCGTGATCAGCTCGTCCGTGGTCCGGACCCTGCGCGAGGATCCCGCGGTCCCGCAACAGGAACGCAAGCTGCTGGCGTTCACCGACAACCGGCAGGACGCGAGCCTTCAGGCGGGCCACTTCAACGACTTCGTCCAGGTGGTGCAGCTGCGGGGTGCGCTGTACCGGGCCCTTCTCGACGCGCCGGAGGGTCTCACACACAAGGAGATCGTCCAGCGCGTGACCGACGCTCTCAACCTCCGGCTGGCCGACTTCGCGCAGAACCCGGAAGCGCGGTTCACCGTCGAACGCAATACCTGGCAGGCGCTGCGCCAGGTTATCGCCTACCGCCTCTATGTGGACCTGGAGCGCGGCTGGCGCATCACCATGCCCAACCTCGAACAGACCGGCCTGCTTAAGGTGGACTACCTCGATCTGCCGGACATCGCCGCCGCCCAGGACCTGTGGGACGACCGGCACCACGCGCTCCGCGACGACGTGCCCGAGCATCGCGAGGAGCTGCTGCGCACACTCCTGGACGAGTTGCGCCGCGTGCTCGCGATCGATGTTGACTGCCTCACCCCGACCGGTTTTGAGCAGATCAAGGAGGACAGCCGCCACTACCTCAAGGAACCGTGGGCGATGGACCGCAACGAGCAGCTCGTCTCCACGGCCATCGCCTATCCGCGCCCCGGCCGCAAGGGCAGCCGCGATCTGCACCTGACCGGCTACGGCGTGTACGGAAGGTACCTGCTCAAGCAGAAGGAGTTCCGGCACCTCGATCTCACCCGCGACGACGCCACCGCGATGATCCGCGACATGCTCGCCGTGTTGGCGAAGTGCGGTGTGCTCGCCGAGGAACGGGACGGCTATCAGATCAAGGCGTCGTCCATCCTGTGGAAGCTCGGGGACGGCAAGGGCGCAGAGGACCGGCTGCGCAAGCAGGTCGCCTCCGACAAGGGCCCGCGCGTGAACCCCTTCTTCCGGGACCTCTACCGCGAGAAGGCCGCCAACCTCGCCGGCATGCTGGCGCGCGAGCACACCGCCCAGGTCAGCAGTCAGGTGCGGGAGGAGCGCGAGCAGCGGTTCCGCGAGGGCGACCTGCAGGTCCTGTACTGCTCGCCGACCATGGAACTCGGCATCGACATCAAGAGCCTCGGCACCGTGGTGATGCGCAACGTCCCGCCCACCCCGGCGAACTACGCCCAGCGCGCGGGCCGGGCGGGCCGCTCCGGTCAGCCCGCTCTGGTGGTCACCTACTGCGCCACGGGCAACGCGCACGACCAGTACTACTTCCGCCACCGCGATCAGATGGTGGGCGGCTCGGTGGCCGCTCCTCGCCTCGACCTCACCAACGAAGACCTGATCCGCTCGCACGTGCACGCGATCTGGCTCGCCGAGACCGAGCTACCGCTGGACGCCTCCATCGCGGGCATCGTGAACGTGGACGCTGAGGGGTTCCCGCTCTTTCCGGAGGTGGCGAAGGCGATCCACCGGGAGGACGCCCGGCAGCGCGCGGCCGAGCGGGCGCGTTTCGTGCTGGCGGGACTGGTTTCCGAGCTCGAGAACACCTCCTGGTGGCACCGTGACTGGATCGACCGCGCGGTGGCCGACGCCCCGAAGGCGTTCGACGCGGCGTTCGATCGCTGGCGCGACATGTACGCGACCGCGAAGGCGGAGCGGGAGGAGCAGCACCGCATCATCGGCGACCACTCCACGAGCAAGCCGGTCCGCGACGCGGCCATGGCCCGTCGTCGGGAGGCAGAGAACCAGCTTCGGCTGCTGTGCAACGAGGAATCCGAGGACGTGCTGAGCGACTTCTACTCCTACCGCTATCTCGCCGCCGAGGGATTCCTCCCCGGATACTCTTTCCCCCGGCTTCCGCTGCGCGCCTACATCCCCGACCGCAAGGGCGACTCCGAGGGAGAGTTCATCCACCGCCCCCGCTTCATTGCAATCAGGGAGTTCGGCCCCGACGCACTCATCTACCACGAGGGTTCCCGCTATCAGGTGAAACAGGTCCAGCTCTCCCCTGCGGAACAGGGCTCGGGCAGCCTCGACACCCGCTCCGCCCGCCACTGCGAGCACTGCGGCTACCTGCACGAGACCCAGGTAGGCACGGACGTGTGCGAGGAGTGCGGCGGCCGGCTCGGCAGGACGATGAACCGGCTGCTGCGCCTCCAGACGGTGAAGACCGTGCGCCGGGACCGCATCTCCTCAGACGAGGAGGAGCGGCGCCGCGCCGGCTACGAGCTGGTCACCTCCTACCGCTTCAACGATCACGGGGCACGACCGGGACGCTTGGTGGCGACCGCCGTCCAGAATGGCCGCACGGCCCTTGAGCTGCGGTACGGCGACTCGGCCACGGTCCGTGTGACGAACATGGGCCGCCGTCGGCGCCGCACCGATGGCTTCTGGATCAACGTGCGTAACGGCAGGTGGCTGTCGGAGAAGGACGCACTGAACCCCGAGCTCGACCGCGCCGACGACGCGGACCTGGTCCAGAACAAGCAGCTGGTACTCCCGTACGTGGAGGACAGCCGCAACATCCTCGTCACCCGCCTGCCCCGGAAGGTCGGCACCGAGGAGGCGATCAGCTTCATGTACGCGCTGGAACGCGGCATCGAGGCGGAGTTCCAGCTGGAGGACAACGAGCTCACCAGCGAGCTTCTCCCGGATCACGACCGGCGCGGCCGGGCACTATTCATCGAGAGCTCCGAGGGCGGCGCGGGGGTGCTGCGCCGTCTCGTACTGGAGGAGCACGCCCTCGCCGCCGCGGCCCGCCGCGCCCTGCGGATCGCCCACTTCGACCCGGAGACGGGTGCGGACACCGGCGGCACGATCAACGGTGAGCGCTGCGCCAAGGCCTGCTACGACTGCCTGCTGTCCTTCAGCAACCAGCCCTTCCACGACCTCATCGACCGCCGCCGCGCCCGCGACCTGCTGCTCGCCTGCGCCGGTGCCACCGTCATCAAGCCCGCGACGACCAGGCAGGGGGACCTGTGGGAGCAGGTACGGCTCCGCGTCGAGGGTGATGATCCCCGCCATGCCTTTGTCGTCTGGCTGGAGGAGCACGAGCACCGCCTCCCCGAGCGGGTCGCCCCACGGCTGGACGGCTGCTCGGCGCGACCGGATCTGGTGTATCCCGGTGTCGCCGTGTTCGTCGACGGCCCGGATGACGCCGCCACTCCCGGCCGCGACGAGGAAGCGGAGGAAGAGCTTCGCGATCGTGGCTGGAGTGTCATCCGCGTGCCGTACGGTGGGGACTACGCGGAGATCGTAAAGAAGTACCCGAGTGTGTTCGGTGTCGGCAGGAGGGGATGA
- the pdhA gene encoding pyruvate dehydrogenase (acetyl-transferring) E1 component subunit alpha, which yields MASTQPGPQGDRRSGAEPGRHGRTTAAEDPKVLVGYYRQMALIRAFELRAAEMYTRAKIGGYCHLNLGEEATVVGLMAALRPADYLFTTYREHGYALARGADPGAVMAELFGRATGMSGGFGGSMHLFDWNLRLLGGYGIVGGQLPPATGAALAIAYRGGPSPDGEAVMCLLGDGTTNIGAFHESLNLAAIWNLPIVYVIVNNLLGMGTPVEAASGEPELYRRGCAYRIPGERVDGNDVLAVRDAAKAAMDRARSEHKPYLLEAVSYRLRGHSVVDPARYRSAEETRRLRELDPLPAFRARLIDDGVLDEESAARIDDEAEREVAAAIEFADNSPPPPVESLFANVYATPVPNAPRELPGDPLPCGGPATGEE from the coding sequence ATGGCATCCACCCAGCCCGGCCCGCAGGGCGACCGCCGGTCCGGGGCCGAGCCCGGACGGCACGGCCGGACCACCGCGGCCGAGGACCCCAAGGTGCTCGTCGGCTACTACCGCCAGATGGCGCTGATCCGGGCCTTCGAGCTGCGCGCCGCCGAGATGTACACCCGGGCGAAGATCGGCGGCTACTGCCACCTCAACCTGGGCGAGGAGGCCACGGTGGTGGGCCTGATGGCGGCGCTGCGGCCTGCCGACTACCTGTTCACCACCTACCGGGAGCACGGCTACGCGCTCGCCCGCGGCGCCGACCCCGGCGCGGTGATGGCCGAGCTGTTCGGCCGGGCCACCGGCATGTCCGGCGGCTTCGGCGGCTCGATGCACCTGTTCGACTGGAACCTGCGGCTGCTCGGCGGGTACGGCATCGTGGGCGGCCAGCTCCCGCCCGCCACCGGGGCCGCGCTCGCCATCGCCTACCGCGGCGGGCCGAGCCCGGACGGCGAGGCGGTGATGTGCCTGCTCGGCGACGGCACCACGAACATCGGCGCGTTCCATGAGTCGCTCAACCTCGCCGCGATCTGGAACCTGCCCATCGTGTACGTGATCGTCAACAACCTGCTCGGCATGGGCACCCCGGTCGAGGCGGCCTCCGGCGAGCCGGAGCTGTACCGGCGCGGCTGCGCCTACCGCATCCCGGGCGAGCGGGTGGACGGCAACGACGTGCTCGCCGTGCGGGACGCGGCGAAGGCCGCGATGGACCGGGCCCGATCCGAGCACAAGCCGTACCTGCTGGAGGCGGTGAGCTACCGGCTGCGCGGCCACTCGGTCGTCGACCCGGCCCGCTACCGGTCGGCCGAGGAGACCCGGCGGCTGCGCGAGCTCGACCCGCTGCCCGCGTTCCGCGCCCGGCTCATCGACGACGGCGTGCTCGACGAGGAGTCGGCGGCGCGCATCGACGACGAGGCCGAGCGGGAGGTGGCCGCCGCGATCGAGTTCGCGGACAACAGTCCCCCGCCGCCCGTGGAGTCGCTGTTCGCCAACGTGTACGCCACGCCGGTGCCGAACGCGCCCCGCGAGCTGCCCGGGGACCCGCTGCCGTGCGGCGGCCCGGCCACCGGGGAGGAGTGA
- a CDS encoding CBS domain-containing protein, whose amino-acid sequence MKVKEIMTAPVITVRRDTTVPEIAALLRSRRISAVPVVDDGDAVVGLVSEYDLLAREGRTAADVMTTAVICVTEDTDVDEVRHLLVERRIRRVPVLSGGRMVGIVSRSDVMALLTTEWACSVCGEVVHGERPPARCPKCQAEAGRFTLQEPAPGS is encoded by the coding sequence GTGAAGGTCAAGGAGATCATGACCGCCCCGGTGATCACCGTGCGGCGGGACACCACGGTTCCCGAGATCGCCGCGCTGCTGCGCTCCCGCCGGATCAGCGCGGTCCCCGTGGTCGACGACGGCGACGCCGTGGTCGGGCTGGTGAGCGAGTACGACCTGCTCGCCCGCGAGGGCCGGACCGCCGCCGACGTGATGACCACCGCCGTCATCTGCGTCACCGAGGACACCGACGTCGACGAGGTACGGCACCTGCTCGTGGAGCGGCGCATCCGCCGGGTGCCGGTGCTCTCCGGCGGGCGCATGGTGGGCATCGTCAGCCGCTCGGACGTGATGGCGCTGCTCACCACCGAGTGGGCGTGCTCCGTGTGCGGCGAGGTCGTGCACGGCGAGCGGCCGCCCGCGCGCTGCCCCAAGTGCCAGGCCGAGGCGGGCCGGTTCACGCTGCAGGAACCCGCCCCGGGGAGCTGA
- a CDS encoding DUF1349 domain-containing protein → MIEPAVLPAFPAPLRRLNEPAAWRIEGDDALVLSAGPRTDLFTDPGGPGRYANAPALLGRLDGDFTLSARITADLTATYDAGVLLLYADEDRWAKLCLELSPQGRPTIVSVVTRGVSDDCNSIPVDGGDVRLRISRLGPAYAFHAAVGSDFWHLIRYFALDGEPEVGFLAQSPTGSGCTVRFGEITYSPKLPSDIRSGE, encoded by the coding sequence ATGATCGAGCCCGCAGTCCTGCCCGCCTTCCCGGCCCCGTTGCGGCGGCTGAACGAGCCCGCCGCCTGGCGGATCGAGGGCGACGACGCGCTCGTCCTGTCCGCCGGCCCTCGCACCGACCTGTTCACCGACCCCGGCGGCCCGGGCCGCTACGCGAACGCGCCCGCCCTCCTCGGCCGCCTCGACGGCGACTTCACCCTCAGCGCCCGGATCACCGCGGACCTCACCGCCACCTACGACGCGGGCGTGCTGCTGCTGTACGCGGACGAGGACCGGTGGGCGAAGCTCTGCCTCGAGCTCTCCCCGCAGGGCCGTCCCACCATCGTCTCCGTCGTGACCCGCGGCGTCTCCGACGACTGCAACTCGATCCCCGTGGACGGCGGCGACGTCCGCCTCCGCATCTCGCGGCTCGGCCCCGCGTACGCCTTCCACGCGGCCGTCGGCTCGGACTTCTGGCACCTGATCCGCTACTTCGCCCTCGACGGCGAGCCCGAGGTCGGCTTCCTCGCCCAGTCACCCACCGGCTCCGGCTGCACCGTCCGCTTCGGCGAGATCACCTACTCGCCGAAGCTGCCCTCGGACATCCGCAGCGGCGAGTGA
- a CDS encoding DUF2235 domain-containing protein, whose amino-acid sequence MRQLIVCCDGTWNTAEDRTITNVRRLYNALAEKDENDNPQLAYYQPGVGTVRNRLLGGATGFGLSRNVMDAYLWLTTRYEPGDRIALFGFSRGAYTARSLAGMISACGLIDTSKMPEHTIWPQIKRLYREGYRRRDRRDPGWRDGFTFRWDPDDAENIPVHFIGVWETVGALGVPDHLGLLNLLDRPQRFHDLRLNPHIRYGRHALAMDERREPYQPALWTGPFGPNQDVQQVWFPGSHMDVGGGHPERGLSDGALRWMIDEARETIRLGFHKATVEEQIEPDPFDVMHDDELGAIGVLDQVVDPMLRPVREILLRPRPRAVPRIDPQRPTRELHESVYERHQKPPITGGPYRPTRVLAPGQERTIEVFAHEPWNETGLYLEPGEYRFIADGMWQDGDILSGPEGTQGMRGLNPMRERLRMLGSLLGGGERLLRMLTGNELASLVGTQRESDLPWMFLVGVIANDAVAVNGVHHAHERIAIGRGTRCRVTKGGYLYAFANDAWGFYGNNQGSVRLTVARLVAGTPHTVLTAGGLMHPLTEDAAPVGANSGDGTTRATTGSRRAGAGAGRMRREVQEA is encoded by the coding sequence ATGCGTCAGCTCATCGTGTGCTGCGACGGCACCTGGAACACGGCGGAGGACCGGACCATCACCAACGTGCGACGGCTGTACAACGCCCTCGCCGAGAAGGACGAGAACGACAATCCACAGCTCGCCTACTACCAACCCGGTGTCGGGACCGTCCGCAACCGGCTGCTCGGCGGCGCCACCGGGTTCGGCCTGTCCCGGAACGTGATGGACGCCTACCTGTGGCTCACCACCCGGTACGAGCCCGGCGACCGCATCGCCCTGTTCGGCTTCAGCCGCGGCGCCTACACCGCCCGCAGCCTCGCCGGCATGATCTCCGCTTGCGGCCTCATCGACACCTCGAAGATGCCGGAGCACACGATCTGGCCGCAGATCAAGCGGCTCTACCGCGAGGGGTACCGGCGGCGGGACCGGCGCGACCCCGGGTGGCGCGACGGGTTCACCTTCCGCTGGGACCCGGACGACGCGGAGAACATCCCCGTGCACTTCATCGGCGTCTGGGAGACCGTCGGCGCCCTCGGCGTGCCCGACCACCTCGGCCTGCTCAACCTGCTCGACCGGCCGCAGCGCTTCCACGACCTGCGGCTCAACCCGCACATCCGGTACGGCCGGCACGCGCTCGCCATGGACGAGCGGCGCGAGCCGTACCAGCCGGCGCTGTGGACCGGGCCGTTCGGGCCGAACCAGGACGTGCAGCAGGTGTGGTTCCCCGGCAGCCACATGGACGTGGGCGGCGGCCACCCCGAGCGCGGGCTCAGCGACGGCGCGCTGCGCTGGATGATCGACGAGGCCCGGGAGACGATCCGGCTCGGCTTCCACAAGGCCACCGTCGAGGAGCAGATCGAGCCCGACCCGTTCGACGTCATGCACGACGACGAGCTCGGCGCCATCGGCGTGCTCGACCAGGTGGTGGACCCGATGCTCAGGCCGGTGCGGGAGATCCTGCTGCGCCCGCGGCCGCGCGCGGTGCCGCGCATCGACCCGCAGCGGCCCACCCGGGAGCTGCACGAGTCGGTCTACGAGCGGCACCAGAAGCCGCCCATCACCGGCGGGCCGTACCGGCCGACCCGGGTGCTCGCGCCCGGCCAGGAGCGCACCATCGAGGTGTTCGCGCACGAGCCGTGGAACGAGACCGGCCTCTACCTGGAGCCCGGCGAGTACCGGTTCATCGCCGACGGCATGTGGCAGGACGGCGACATCCTCTCCGGCCCGGAGGGCACGCAGGGGATGCGCGGCCTCAACCCGATGCGGGAGCGGCTGCGCATGCTCGGCAGCCTGCTCGGCGGCGGCGAGCGGCTGCTGCGCATGCTCACCGGCAACGAGCTGGCGAGCCTGGTCGGCACCCAGCGGGAGAGCGACCTGCCGTGGATGTTCCTGGTCGGCGTGATCGCCAACGACGCGGTGGCGGTGAACGGCGTGCACCACGCGCACGAGCGCATCGCGATCGGCCGGGGCACCCGGTGCCGGGTGACCAAGGGCGGCTACCTGTACGCGTTCGCCAACGACGCCTGGGGTTTCTACGGCAACAACCAGGGCAGCGTGCGTCTCACCGTGGCCCGGCTGGTCGCGGGCACCCCGCACACCGTCCTCACCGCGGGCGGGCTCATGCACCCGCTCACCGAGGACGCCGCGCCCGTCGGGGCGAACTCCGGCGACGGGACCACCCGTGCCACCACAGGCTCGCGCCGGGCCGGCGCGGGCGCAGGCCGCATGCGCCGCGAGGTGCAGGAGGCCTGA
- a CDS encoding TIGR00725 family protein: MAIQVAVCGPRDCTPEERRNAYELGRLLAGRGAVVVCGGYTGVMEAVAQGAHEAGGTVVGVLSRADREGANPYLTVAIPTGAGEARNAIIVNSADAVIAVGGSWGTLSELALAMRRGRVPVVQLGGWRVYDEHGEVVPGIRYATGPAHALELTGLWP; this comes from the coding sequence GTGGCGATCCAGGTGGCGGTGTGCGGGCCGCGTGACTGTACGCCGGAGGAGCGGCGGAACGCCTACGAGCTGGGGCGGCTGCTCGCCGGGCGCGGCGCCGTGGTGGTGTGCGGCGGCTACACCGGCGTGATGGAGGCGGTGGCGCAGGGCGCGCACGAGGCGGGCGGCACGGTGGTGGGCGTGCTGTCCCGCGCCGACCGGGAGGGCGCGAACCCGTACCTCACCGTCGCCATCCCCACCGGGGCCGGCGAGGCCCGGAACGCGATCATCGTGAACTCGGCCGACGCGGTGATCGCCGTCGGCGGGTCGTGGGGCACGCTGTCCGAGCTCGCCCTGGCGATGCGGCGCGGCCGCGTCCCCGTGGTCCAGCTCGGCGGCTGGCGCGTGTACGACGAGCACGGCGAGGTCGTCCCCGGCATCCGGTACGCCACGGGCCCGGCGCACGCCCTCGAACTCACCGGCCTGTGGCCATGA